The Desulfobacterales bacterium genome includes a region encoding these proteins:
- the tssF gene encoding type VI secretion system baseplate subunit TssF, with the protein MEDKLLTYYERELTFIREMGAEFAQKYPKIAGRLLLEPDKCEDPHTERLIEAFAFLSGRIHKKIDDDFPEITESLLSIVFPHYINPIPSMSIVRFDPILQNIPPSGYSIEKGTKLYSKPVGGVPCQFRTSQPVTLWPIAVSDAGMEDPKQLKKGAQKAIGIRLNTYNKVSFNQLSWQSLRFYLNGPSQHIFNLYELIFNHTCHVECETTTAQGKPLEIDLPVSAIKPVGFNLDEESLPLPRRSFPGYLLLLEYFFFPEKFLYFDLTGLEKLRNENISDEMTIRIYLNRNVKSNIVINKDTFHLNTAPVVNLFTRIAEPIRYEQQKTEYRVVPDVRRQEAMEIFSVDRVTASAPDQPGKPIEYKPFYSIRHHLGEGTLQERRAFWHLQRRSSGRKEDQGTEVFLSFADLDFKPTDPGVEILNVHTTCLNRDLPARLPFGDRNGDFDLETAAPVARIHCLVKPTPVHRPPRGGALQWRMISHLSLNYLSLVSEGEGALREILRLYDFDDSPTTRQQINGLVSVDSQHITRRIGHSFCRGMGVTITFDEDKYVGTGLYLFACVLERFLAQYVSVNSFSQLTAKAIQRSETIKQWAPRSGHRILL; encoded by the coding sequence ATGGAAGATAAATTGTTAACTTATTATGAGCGGGAATTGACGTTCATCCGTGAGATGGGGGCGGAGTTTGCCCAAAAGTATCCCAAAATCGCGGGACGATTGCTGCTGGAGCCGGATAAATGCGAAGATCCGCACACCGAGCGGCTAATCGAGGCCTTTGCCTTTTTAAGCGGCCGCATTCATAAAAAAATCGATGACGATTTTCCCGAGATCACCGAATCGTTGCTGAGCATCGTTTTTCCGCATTATATCAATCCCATACCTTCTATGTCGATTGTGAGGTTCGATCCGATTCTGCAAAACATTCCCCCATCGGGGTATTCAATCGAAAAAGGCACGAAGCTTTATTCCAAACCGGTGGGCGGCGTCCCTTGTCAGTTCCGAACCAGCCAGCCGGTTACGCTCTGGCCCATAGCCGTGTCCGATGCCGGCATGGAAGATCCCAAGCAACTCAAAAAAGGCGCCCAAAAGGCGATCGGTATTCGGCTTAACACGTATAACAAAGTCAGTTTTAACCAGCTGTCGTGGCAATCCCTTCGGTTTTATCTCAATGGGCCGTCCCAGCATATTTTTAACCTGTATGAGCTTATTTTTAATCATACGTGTCATGTGGAATGCGAAACCACCACGGCACAGGGTAAACCCCTCGAAATCGACCTTCCCGTGTCCGCCATTAAACCGGTGGGATTTAATCTGGATGAAGAATCCCTGCCGCTGCCACGCCGCTCTTTTCCAGGCTATCTTCTGCTGTTGGAATACTTTTTCTTTCCGGAAAAATTTCTTTATTTTGATCTGACGGGCCTGGAAAAACTTCGCAACGAAAATATCTCCGACGAAATGACGATCAGAATTTATCTGAACCGGAACGTTAAATCCAATATCGTGATCAATAAAGACACGTTTCACTTAAATACGGCACCCGTCGTCAACCTCTTTACCCGCATCGCCGAACCCATCCGCTATGAGCAGCAAAAGACCGAATACCGCGTGGTTCCGGACGTCCGGCGGCAGGAAGCCATGGAAATATTCTCCGTGGACCGGGTGACCGCCAGCGCTCCGGATCAACCGGGCAAACCAATAGAATACAAACCGTTTTATTCGATACGCCATCATTTGGGAGAAGGGACGTTGCAAGAACGCCGCGCCTTCTGGCATCTTCAGCGCCGCAGCTCGGGCCGAAAAGAAGACCAGGGAACGGAAGTTTTTCTATCCTTCGCGGATCTTGACTTCAAGCCGACCGACCCGGGCGTTGAAATTCTCAACGTTCACACCACCTGCCTGAATCGGGATTTGCCGGCTCGGCTGCCTTTCGGCGACCGCAATGGTGATTTTGATCTGGAAACCGCCGCGCCGGTCGCACGCATACATTGTCTTGTCAAACCGACCCCCGTTCACCGGCCGCCCAGGGGAGGCGCGCTGCAATGGCGCATGATCTCTCATCTGTCATTGAACTATCTTTCTCTCGTAAGCGAGGGGGAAGGGGCGTTGCGGGAAATTCTCAGGTTATATGACTTCGACGACTCGCCGACCACCCGGCAGCAAATCAACGGCCTCGTATCGGTCGATTCACAACACATCACCCGGCGTATCGGCCATTCGTTTTGCCGTGGTATGGGTGTCACCATCACCTTTGACGAAGATAAATATGTGGGGACGGGTCTTTACCTGTTCGCCTGCGTACTGGAACGGTTTCTGGCTCAGTATGTGAGCGTTAACTCATTTTCACAATTGACGGCCAAGGCCATACAGAGAAGTGAGACGATAAAGCAGTGGGCGCCCCGAAGCGGTCATCGAATATTACTATAA
- the tssG gene encoding type VI secretion system baseplate subunit TssG, with product MGAPKRSSNITIKERLFEEFFNFSFYKAVHLLETLAPGKRPLGQTPEPDREAVRFSVKPGILFPASDIAGLKETPGENAPTSMQIAFMGLIGPSGVLPYWYNELAQRRNLEKDFTLTSFFDLFHHRLISLFYLAWKKHRFPENYVPGANDRLSRYLLSLAGLGTPGLTRMIGLPEESIVFYSGLLARPMAAAVSIEATVAYLAGTRVFLDQFIDRLLPLEPEDRTRLGAANARLGEDAVCGSHVWESQTKFRVNLGPMTLVEFLRFIPSGDMIRPIFALVRYMVGAEFEFEIRIYLKREEVPPCILGDSSPAGPKLGWTTWLSAPGATFSRNPNLTFQEKDIRSRKSV from the coding sequence GTGGGCGCCCCGAAGCGGTCATCGAATATTACTATAAAAGAACGCCTTTTTGAAGAATTCTTCAATTTCTCCTTTTACAAGGCGGTCCATCTTCTGGAAACCCTGGCGCCGGGAAAAAGGCCGCTGGGTCAAACGCCGGAACCGGACAGGGAGGCCGTACGCTTTTCAGTTAAGCCCGGCATTCTTTTTCCGGCCAGTGATATTGCGGGGTTGAAAGAAACTCCGGGGGAAAATGCACCCACCAGCATGCAAATTGCTTTCATGGGCCTCATCGGGCCTTCGGGCGTGCTTCCCTATTGGTATAATGAGCTGGCTCAAAGGAGAAATCTGGAGAAAGATTTTACACTGACGTCTTTTTTCGATCTCTTTCATCACCGGCTGATTTCCCTTTTCTACCTGGCATGGAAGAAACACCGCTTTCCTGAAAATTATGTCCCCGGCGCCAATGATCGGCTGTCGCGGTATTTACTGAGCCTTGCCGGGCTGGGAACCCCCGGACTGACCCGCATGATCGGTCTTCCGGAAGAATCGATCGTTTTTTACAGCGGGTTGCTGGCCAGACCGATGGCCGCCGCCGTTTCCATTGAAGCCACCGTGGCCTATCTGGCAGGAACCCGCGTATTTCTCGATCAATTCATCGATCGGCTCTTGCCGCTTGAGCCCGAAGACCGGACCCGGCTCGGCGCCGCCAACGCCCGTCTCGGAGAAGATGCCGTCTGCGGCAGCCATGTATGGGAAAGCCAGACAAAATTCCGGGTCAATTTAGGGCCCATGACCTTGGTTGAATTTCTAAGATTTATTCCGTCCGGAGACATGATTCGACCTATTTTCGCGCTGGTTCGTTACATGGTAGGCGCGGAATTTGAATTTGAAATCAGAATCTATTTGAAACGGGAAGAAGTGCCGCCGTGCATTCTGGGGGATTCGTCCCCCGCCGGCCCCAAACTGGGATGGACGACCTGGCTTTCAGCGCCCGGAGCAACGTTCAGCCGGAATCCGAACCTGACGTTTCAGGAGAAAGACATTCGAAGCAGAAAGTCCGTTTAA
- the tssH gene encoding type VI secretion system ATPase TssH, with protein sequence MPSSNLKSLIGKLNRTCRSALESAAGLCLSQTHYEVDIEHFLMKLMELPDTDLQKILRHFEINDTRLTADLSRAMESFKTGNARTPALSPQIPKLVQAAWLAASVDYQAAAVRSGHILLALLSDEEMRRVITTSSDILKKVSVEALSQQFMDIISGSVEDKEAASTGAPAGAPARPGGPAGTKALDQYTINLTDRAKKGEIDPVLGRDFEIRQMVDILIRRRQNNPILTGEAGVGKTAVVEGFALRIVEGDVPPILQNVTLHTLDLGLLQAGAGIKGEFENRLKSVIDEVKASPVPIILFIDEAHTLIGAGGAAGAGDAANLLKPALARGELRTIAATTWAEYKKYFEKDAALARRFQVVKVEEPDEEKAMVMMRAIGPFLEKHHKVMITDAALLDAVRLSHRYLVGRQLPDKAVSVLDTACARVAIGLTTQPPALEAATRLIGQIEREAKLLTRESLVGKDHDARLEELTKEKTETQANIDAMTEKWQKEMNVATKIRNLRLDIQQCHETDPADEKGLIEKQTALKSLETELKEVQGDSPLVQIAVDSDIISEVISGWTGIPTGRMLADEITTVLNMNTLLGERIIGQDHALSAVGQMIQIAHAGIEDPSKPTAVFMFVGPSGVGKTETALALSELLYGGEQNVITINMSEYQESHTVSGLKGSPPGYVGYGEGGVLTEAVRKRPYSVVLLDEVEKAHPDVMELFYQVFDKGTLEDGEGRLIDFKNTVIILTSNLGTDTIMKLCADEETAPGPQALAETLRPELQKHFKPAFLGRLKVVPYYPITDKIMRRIVQLKLNRIAKRMRNNRNIEFVYEPDLIESIARRCTEVDSGARNADHILTNTLLPDLSKEILSRMAAGEQLSKVSVKIKEDGFVFEIV encoded by the coding sequence ATGCCGAGTTCAAACCTCAAGTCCCTTATCGGAAAACTCAATCGTACCTGCCGAAGCGCGCTTGAATCGGCAGCGGGCTTATGCCTCTCCCAAACGCACTATGAGGTGGACATCGAGCATTTCCTGATGAAGCTGATGGAACTTCCGGATACCGATCTTCAGAAAATTCTTCGGCATTTCGAGATCAATGACACCCGGCTCACCGCTGATCTCAGCCGCGCCATGGAAAGCTTTAAAACCGGAAATGCCCGAACGCCTGCGCTTTCGCCGCAAATTCCCAAACTGGTTCAGGCGGCCTGGCTGGCCGCGTCGGTCGACTATCAGGCCGCAGCCGTGCGTTCCGGTCATATTCTGCTCGCCCTGTTGAGCGATGAAGAGATGCGGCGGGTAATCACCACCAGCTCGGACATCCTCAAAAAAGTGTCCGTTGAGGCCTTGAGTCAACAGTTCATGGACATCATATCCGGCTCGGTCGAGGATAAAGAGGCGGCCTCAACGGGTGCTCCGGCCGGCGCGCCAGCGCGTCCCGGCGGCCCCGCCGGCACCAAAGCCCTGGACCAGTACACGATCAACCTCACCGACCGGGCCAAAAAAGGCGAAATCGATCCGGTTCTGGGCCGGGATTTTGAAATTCGGCAAATGGTGGACATTCTGATCCGGCGGCGCCAGAACAACCCGATTCTCACGGGCGAGGCAGGCGTGGGCAAAACCGCCGTGGTGGAAGGCTTTGCCTTACGGATTGTGGAAGGCGATGTGCCGCCGATTCTTCAGAATGTCACCCTTCACACCCTGGACCTGGGCCTGTTGCAAGCCGGCGCCGGCATCAAGGGAGAATTTGAAAACAGGCTCAAATCGGTCATTGATGAAGTAAAGGCATCCCCTGTCCCCATCATTCTGTTCATTGATGAAGCCCATACCCTGATCGGCGCGGGCGGCGCCGCGGGCGCGGGAGACGCAGCCAACTTGTTAAAACCCGCACTTGCCCGCGGCGAGCTGCGCACCATCGCGGCCACGACCTGGGCGGAATACAAGAAATATTTTGAAAAGGACGCAGCTCTCGCCCGAAGGTTTCAGGTCGTCAAAGTGGAAGAGCCGGACGAGGAAAAAGCCATGGTCATGATGCGCGCCATCGGCCCTTTTCTGGAGAAGCATCATAAGGTCATGATCACCGATGCGGCGCTGCTCGATGCGGTCCGATTGTCCCACCGGTATCTCGTGGGCCGCCAGTTGCCGGATAAGGCCGTGAGCGTTCTGGATACGGCCTGCGCGCGGGTAGCCATCGGCCTGACTACTCAGCCGCCCGCACTCGAAGCAGCCACCCGCCTGATCGGACAAATCGAACGGGAAGCCAAACTGCTTACACGCGAATCCCTCGTCGGCAAGGATCACGACGCACGCCTTGAAGAGCTGACAAAAGAAAAAACGGAAACTCAGGCCAACATCGATGCCATGACCGAAAAATGGCAAAAAGAGATGAATGTGGCCACAAAGATTCGCAATCTGCGGCTTGATATTCAACAATGCCACGAGACGGACCCCGCCGATGAAAAGGGCCTCATCGAAAAACAAACCGCATTGAAATCACTCGAAACCGAGCTGAAGGAAGTACAGGGGGATTCGCCCCTGGTTCAGATCGCGGTCGATTCCGACATTATTTCAGAAGTTATTTCCGGGTGGACCGGCATTCCCACCGGCCGCATGCTGGCCGATGAAATCACCACCGTGCTGAATATGAACACCCTGCTCGGTGAGCGGATTATCGGGCAGGATCATGCACTATCGGCCGTGGGACAGATGATTCAAATCGCGCACGCGGGCATCGAAGATCCATCCAAGCCCACAGCGGTCTTTATGTTCGTCGGCCCGAGCGGGGTCGGAAAGACCGAAACCGCACTGGCCCTTTCGGAACTTCTCTACGGCGGAGAGCAAAATGTCATCACCATCAACATGAGTGAATATCAGGAATCCCACACGGTCTCGGGGTTAAAAGGCTCTCCTCCCGGCTACGTGGGATACGGCGAAGGGGGCGTTTTGACCGAAGCGGTCCGAAAGCGCCCCTACAGTGTCGTGCTTCTGGACGAGGTGGAAAAAGCCCATCCGGATGTCATGGAGCTTTTTTACCAGGTCTTTGACAAAGGCACCCTGGAAGATGGTGAGGGCCGTCTGATTGATTTTAAAAACACGGTCATTATCCTGACCTCCAATCTCGGTACGGACACCATCATGAAGCTTTGCGCGGACGAGGAAACCGCACCCGGTCCGCAGGCATTGGCCGAAACCTTGCGTCCCGAGCTGCAGAAGCATTTTAAACCGGCATTTTTAGGCCGATTGAAAGTCGTGCCCTATTACCCCATTACGGACAAGATTATGCGCAGAATCGTTCAGCTCAAGCTCAACCGGATCGCCAAGCGAATGCGGAACAATCGCAACATTGAATTCGTCTACGAGCCGGATCTGATCGAATCCATTGCGCGCCGGTGCACGGAGGTGGACAGCGGCGCCAGAAACGCCGATCATATTCTGACCAACACCCTGCTGCCGGATCTGTCCAAAGAGATTCTTTCCAGAATGGCGGCCGGAGAGCAGCTCAGCAAGGTCTCGGTCAAGATAAAAGAAGACGGGTTTGTGTTTGAGATTGTATAG
- a CDS encoding type VI secretion system contractile sheath large subunit, whose amino-acid sequence MTETISFGELDFRLVSGMNENRGQRTPETPFQIAVLGDFSGRTQRGLMEIGASLAERKVLPVDRDNIDAMLARLKVQIFLPAADSADAPEMLSFTELDDFHPDRIYSKLALFQALQAARKKADDPKAFAESLGKLAAKNKSVQPEPPPPPKVSSTSDFLDQVLDATGHAPEERKTAPRLETQWDRFLQKLVAPHTQPDTTVLRTDLKAKLDTAAGDMMRALLHYPAFQQLEAIWRTLAFLVSRVETDETLRICLIDVSKEEIAADVRSAENLRNTGIYKLLVEKSVLTPGAYPWSLLLGMYSFGPNASDLETLGRMAKIAHHSGAPFLSGADVRLLGCPSLFQLPDPSAWPGLPPEADAAWSRLRRLPEACWLGLALPRFLLRLPYGANTDPTERFDFEEMPEKPCHDEYLWGNPAVVCAFLLANAFSRDKWQLRPGTFQDVERLALHITTKAGETITQPCAEVLLTERTALKILDTGLMPLVSFKDQDMARLVRFQSIAQPATQLAGPWQEA is encoded by the coding sequence ATGACGGAGACCATATCGTTCGGAGAACTCGACTTCAGGCTCGTTTCCGGAATGAACGAGAACCGGGGACAACGAACGCCCGAAACACCGTTTCAAATTGCCGTGCTGGGGGATTTTTCCGGCCGAACGCAACGCGGCCTGATGGAAATCGGCGCGTCCCTGGCAGAGCGTAAGGTGCTGCCAGTCGACCGGGACAATATTGATGCGATGCTCGCCCGGCTGAAGGTTCAAATTTTTCTTCCGGCTGCCGATTCCGCCGATGCGCCGGAAATGCTCTCCTTTACGGAACTGGACGACTTTCACCCGGATCGAATTTATTCAAAGCTCGCGTTGTTCCAGGCCCTGCAGGCGGCCCGGAAAAAAGCGGATGATCCCAAGGCCTTCGCTGAATCGCTCGGCAAATTAGCTGCCAAAAACAAGTCCGTTCAACCCGAGCCGCCCCCCCCGCCCAAAGTGTCCTCCACGTCGGATTTTCTGGATCAGGTACTCGATGCCACCGGTCACGCCCCGGAGGAAAGAAAAACCGCGCCACGGCTTGAAACCCAATGGGACCGGTTTCTTCAAAAACTGGTTGCGCCCCATACCCAGCCGGACACCACCGTGCTACGCACGGACTTAAAAGCCAAGCTGGATACGGCCGCCGGCGACATGATGCGCGCACTGCTTCACTATCCGGCGTTTCAGCAACTGGAGGCCATCTGGCGGACGCTGGCCTTTCTGGTTTCCCGGGTCGAAACGGACGAAACCCTTCGCATATGTCTCATCGACGTCAGCAAGGAAGAAATTGCAGCCGACGTGCGGTCGGCCGAAAATCTTCGCAACACCGGCATCTACAAGCTATTGGTTGAAAAATCGGTGTTGACGCCGGGTGCTTATCCTTGGTCCCTTCTCTTGGGAATGTACAGCTTCGGACCGAATGCTTCGGATCTGGAGACCTTGGGCCGTATGGCCAAAATCGCGCACCATTCCGGCGCCCCATTTCTCTCGGGCGCCGATGTGCGGCTGCTTGGGTGCCCTTCCCTGTTCCAGCTTCCGGACCCGTCGGCCTGGCCCGGATTGCCGCCGGAAGCCGATGCCGCCTGGAGCAGGCTCAGACGCTTACCGGAGGCCTGCTGGCTGGGGCTGGCGCTTCCCCGCTTTCTCCTGCGGCTTCCCTACGGCGCGAACACAGACCCGACGGAGCGGTTTGATTTTGAGGAAATGCCTGAAAAGCCTTGCCATGATGAGTATTTATGGGGCAACCCGGCCGTTGTATGTGCTTTTTTGCTGGCAAATGCCTTCAGCCGCGATAAATGGCAATTGCGGCCCGGCACGTTCCAGGATGTAGAGCGGCTTGCCCTTCACATCACCACAAAAGCAGGAGAAACCATCACGCAGCCGTGCGCTGAAGTCCTTTTGACGGAGCGGACGGCCCTGAAAATTCTCGACACGGGCCTGATGCCGCTCGTCTCGTTTAAAGATCAGGATATGGCCCGACTCGTCCGTTTTCAGTCCATCGCACAGCCCGCCACGCAACTGGCCGGCCCCTGGCAGGAGGCATGA